The genomic segment GGGGATTTGCTCGAGCTGAGCCACCCCGCCCAGGAGCCACAGGGTAATCTCGCGGGTTCGCACCCCGTAGGCCCGTGCGGTGAGGGCATGACCCAGCTCATGGATGAGCACACTCAGGAAAAGCCCCACCGCGGCCAGCAGGCCCAGCAGGTAGGGGGTGGGGCCTTGCAACAAATCCGGTGGCGCACTGATTTGCAAAAGTTGCAAATAGACTGGAAGCTGGCTGCCAATCAGGAAGGCAAACAAAGGCAGCACGATCAGAAAGCTCAGGTCGAGCGAGAGCGGGATGCCCAGGATTGAAAAAGGAAGTCGGATGCCACGGGAGAACATACCCCAATGGTAGCGCGTTTGGGATATAGACTGTAGGGATGCGGCTGGTGTTGGTTCCAACGCCCATTGGCAACCTCGAGGACATTACCTTGCGGGCCATTCGGGTGCTCAAGGAAGCCGAAGTGGTGGCCTGCGAGGACACCAGGCGCACCGGCATTTTGCTCAAGCACCTGGGTATCTCCAAACCGATGATGCGGCTTGACCAGCACACTGTGGGTAATGCCAAGCGGCTGCTGGAGGGCTATGAGAAAGTGGCCTACGTGACCGATGCCGGCACGCCCGGTATCTCCGACCCCGGCGCCGAGCTGGTGGCCCTGGCGCTGAAGGAAGGCTGGCAGGTGGAGGTATTGCCCGGCCCTACGGCCCTGATTCCGGCCCTGGTGGCCTCGGGTCTGCCTGCAGCCCGTTTTGCCTTCGAGGGGTTCTTGCCCCAGAAGCGCTCGGAGCGCAAGGCGCGGCTGGAACAGGCTTGGAGTCGCACGGTGGTGCTCTACGAAGCTCCCCATCGCTTGCGGGATACCCTGCAAGACCTGCTCCAAATATACGGCCCCGAACATCCGGTGGCGATTGCCCGCGAAATTTCCAAGTTGCACGAGGAAATCTGGCGGGGCAGCCTGGCGGATGCGCTCGAGTATTTCAAAGAGCCAAGAGGCGAGTTTGTGCTGGTGTTGGGGCCAAAGACGCCAAAGGCCGAGGGTTCAAATCCCAAAGCCGAGGATTTGCTGATACAGCTCAAGGGGCAGGGACTAAAAGGCAAGGCGCTGGTCAAAGCTTTGACCGAGGCCGGGGTTCCCCGCAACCAGGCCTATGAACTGGCCCACAAGCAAGAGGCCACGAAAAAGCCAGTGAATGGTTAGTCAAATGCCTTGATGCTCCATGTGGGAGGAGGTCGGAAGCCAGCGTGCATTCGGCCTTGGGCTTTGGGCCCCTTGATGACACAAACCGAACCTTTCTGAGTAAACTAACAGGCAGTTTTTGGCTGGCGGCCCCTGGGTTTGTGTGGGCAAGTTTTGCTTGTGGAGTCTGGTTCGATGAAACGAATTGCGGTTTTTACCAGTGGAGGGGATGCCCCCGGCATGAATGCGGCCATTCGTGCGGTGGTGCGTACCGGTGTAGCCCACGGCCTGGAAGTGATTGGCATTCGCAGCGGCTACCAGGGCATGATCGAGGGCGATTTTGTTCCCATGGGGCCGCGCGATGTGGCCAACACCCTGCAACGGGGGGGTACGATTCTGCTCACCGCTCGCAGCAAAGCGTTCATGACCCCCGAAGGCCGGGCCAGGGCTGCTGAAAACCTTAAGAAAGCTGGCATTGACGGGGTAATTGCCATTGGCGGCAATGGAACCTACACGGGGGCTACCAAGCTCATTGCCGAGCACCACTTTCCGGTGGTAGGGGTGCCGGGCACCATAGACAACGACCTCTACGGTACCGACTACACCATCGGTTTCGATACGGCGGTGAACACCGCCCTGGACGCCATTGACCGCATCCGCGATACGGCGGCCAGCCACTCGAGGGTCTTCTTCATCGAGGTGATGGGGCGGCATGCGGGCTTCATTGCCCTCGAGGTAGGCATTGCAGGTGGAGCTGAGGTGATCGTCATTCCTGAAATCCCCACCAGTGCCCAGGAATGTGCGGAAATCATCAACAAATCGGCAGAGAAGGGCAAGCGTTCCTCCATTGTGGTAGTGGCGGAGGGCGGCTACGAAGGTGGCGCCGAGCAGCTTGCTAAGGAC from the Meiothermus sp. CFH 77666 genome contains:
- the rsmI gene encoding 16S rRNA (cytidine(1402)-2'-O)-methyltransferase, giving the protein MRLVLVPTPIGNLEDITLRAIRVLKEAEVVACEDTRRTGILLKHLGISKPMMRLDQHTVGNAKRLLEGYEKVAYVTDAGTPGISDPGAELVALALKEGWQVEVLPGPTALIPALVASGLPAARFAFEGFLPQKRSERKARLEQAWSRTVVLYEAPHRLRDTLQDLLQIYGPEHPVAIAREISKLHEEIWRGSLADALEYFKEPRGEFVLVLGPKTPKAEGSNPKAEDLLIQLKGQGLKGKALVKALTEAGVPRNQAYELAHKQEATKKPVNG
- the pfkA gene encoding 6-phosphofructokinase, yielding MKRIAVFTSGGDAPGMNAAIRAVVRTGVAHGLEVIGIRSGYQGMIEGDFVPMGPRDVANTLQRGGTILLTARSKAFMTPEGRARAAENLKKAGIDGVIAIGGNGTYTGATKLIAEHHFPVVGVPGTIDNDLYGTDYTIGFDTAVNTALDAIDRIRDTAASHSRVFFIEVMGRHAGFIALEVGIAGGAEVIVIPEIPTSAQECAEIINKSAEKGKRSSIVVVAEGGYEGGAEQLAKDVRQFSGFEGRVTVLGHIQRGGSPTAKDRVLASRLGAAAVEALLSGASGVAIGEVNGEIRLTPFKEAIDKRKDIERKKHELASVLAL